A part of Plasmodium sp. gorilla clade G2 genome assembly, chromosome: 8 genomic DNA contains:
- a CDS encoding tubulin gamma chain — protein MPREIITLQCGQCGNQIGVEFWKQLCNEHNIDQEGIIKNNNFLNEDRKDIFFYQADDEHFIPRALLFDLEPRVINSIQASEYRNLYNPENMFISKEGGGAGNNWGCGYSQGHKVEEEIIDMIDREVDNSDNLEGFILSHSIAGGTGSGMGSYLLELLNDNYSKKMIQTFSVFPLLTNESSDVVVQPYNSILTLKRLILSTDSVVVIDNTSLNRIFVERLKLNNPTFQQTNTIISNVMSASTTTLRYPGSMNNDMISLISSLIINPKCHFLITSYTPITIDKHISNVQKTTVLDVMKRLLHTKNIMVSAPVRRGMYISILNIIRGETDPTQVHKGLQRIRDRKLVNFIKWNPASIQVTLAKQSPHVVSPHKVCGLMMANHTSISTLFERCVTQFDRLYKRRAFLENYKKESMFSSADGQGNFEEMESSKEITQNLIDEYKSAEREDYFTNI, from the coding sequence ATGCCGAGAGAAATTATCACACTTCAATGTGGTCAATGCGGAAATCAAATAGGTGTGGAATTTTGGAAACAGCTATGCAATGAACATAATATTGATCAAGAgggtataataaaaaataataattttttaaatgaagataggaaagatatatttttttatcaagcCGATGATGAACATTTTATTCCTAGAGCTTTGTTATTTGATTTAGAACCTCGTGTAATTAATAGTATCCAGGCTAGCGAATATCGAAATTTGTATAATCCtgaaaatatgtttatttctAAAGAAGGTGGAGGTGCCGGTAATAATTGGGGGTGTGGATATAGTCAAGGACATAAAGTAGAAGAAGAAATTATTGATATGATTGATAGAGAAGTAGATAATAGTGATAATTTAGAaggatttatattatctcaTTCAATAGCTGGTGGTACAGGTAGTGGTATGGGTAGTTATTTAttagaattattaaatgataattattcaaaaaaaatgattcaAACCTTTTCTGTATTTCCATTATTAACAAATGAAAGTAGTGATGTAGTTGTACAGCCATATAATAGTATATTAACATTAAAAAGATTAATATTAAGTACCGATAGTGTTGTTGTAATAGATAATACATCTTTAAATAGAATATTTGTAGAAagattaaaattaaataatccTACATTTCAACAAACGAATACAATTATATCTAATGTAATGTCTGCATCAACCACAACATTAAGATATCCAGGAAGCATGAATAATGATATGATAAGTTTAATATCTTCCCTTATTATTAATCCTAAATGTCATTTCTTAATAACTTCTTATACACCTATAACTATTGACAAACATATATCTAATGTGCAAAAAACAACTGTGCTAGATGTAATGAAAAGATTATtacatacaaaaaatataatggtaTCAGCACCTGTTCGAAGAGGAAtgtatatatctattttaaatataataagagGAGAAACAGATCCTACACAAGTACATAAAGGTTTACAAAGAATTAGAGATAGAAAATTagttaattttattaaatggaATCCAGCATCTATACAAGTTACATTAGCTAAACAGTCACCACATGTAGTATCTCCACATAAAGTATGTGGATTAATGATGGCAAATCATACATCTATATCTACATTATTCGAAAGATGTGTAACACAATTTGATAggttatataaaagaagagCATTcttagaaaattataaaaaagaatccATGTTCTCAAGTGCCGACGGACAAGGAAACTTTGAAGAAATGGAATCTTCTAAAGAAATCACACAAAATTTAATTGATGAGTATAAAAGTGCTGAAAGGGAAGATTATTTTACtaacatataa
- a CDS encoding proteasome subunit beta type-4, which produces MTLGPVVTGTSVIAIKYKYGIMIAADRKASYGSYAKFQNVERIFKINNKTVMGFSGELADAQYLNELLTRKNINNLSEKKRKEDMYTPQHYHSYVSRIFYVRKNRIDPLFNNIIIAGINSQKYDNNDDNVLLYTNNKDDDEYNEYKNNEEYKEIHKDDLYIGFVDMHGTNFCDDYITTGYARYFALTLLRDHYKDNMSEEEARILINECLRILYFRDATASNFIQIVKVTSKGVEYEEPYVLPCVLNSADYVYPSTLLPAAGCMW; this is translated from the exons atgacgTTAGGCCCAGTGGTAACAGGTACATCCGTGATTGcaataaaatacaaatatggTATAATGATTGCAGCAGATAGAAAAg CTAGCTATGGTAGTTATGCAAAATTTCAGAATGTCGaaagaatttttaaaataaataataagacGGTTATGGGTTTTAGTGGTGAGCTAGCTGATGCTCAATATTTGAATGAGTTACTTACacgtaaaaatataaataatttaagtgagaagaaaagaaaagaagatATGTATACACCTCAACATTACCATTCGTATGTAAGTagaattttttatgttagaAAAAATAGGATAGATCccttatttaataatataattatagcaGGAATAAATTcacaaaaatatgataataatgatgataatgttttattatatacaaataataaagatgatgatgaatataatgaatataaaaacaatgaagaatataaagaaatccATAAAGACGATTTATATATTGGATTTGTAGATATGCATGGAACAAATTTTTGTGATGATTATATCACTACAGGATATGCTAGATATTTCGCTCTTACATTATTAAGAGATcattataaagataatatgtCAGAAGAAGAAGCACGAATCTTAATAAATGAATGTTTaagaattttatattttagagATGCTACTGCATCAAACTTTATACAAATCGTTAAGGTTACAAGTAAAGGTGTTGAATATGAAGAACCATATGTTCTTCCATGTGTTTTAAATTCAGCTGATTATGTCTACCCTTCAACATTACTTCCCGCAGCTGGATGTATGTGGtga
- a CDS encoding cactin homolog, putative produces the protein MTSDEWSGDHFSSGDALSHTSEKNKSKNKNKNKNKKYDKYKRDTSSLSSSHSSYISNVSRVRDERRKKKKYKEQKRSYHNRNRDDNYIHSDNDYYDDDNHYVKKKKHKKDKYKSPSCSYSSDNSSEGKEKKRKHKKEKKRKEKDNKRDTKMFDDEIKNNKENNLTVKELKKERENLMKQHFNYTDECNPFGDNTLSTPFVWKLKNKYEKIKNQKKIKLTTNSLLENCVSKINEIEQVKKRREDREKERQMIEDHRLQLEKQKNQINIKEYMEKEHLFFFNQEIHFSNNRIKHKDIQPIDIFRTSVQILKGEEHIQKSVGINNYTMPFNKILEGLREKELINCERQIKLFQMHDKMFDEEKYQNFWNALLFFCKYYLDKIQLKEEENNNIDDNTDNKIESFFLNKTYNELITYEDKIKKKILMEESTDKDMNYWNRILFKIPYYKSKYILKCFQEKLKKKLNKIDNTNEHHDRGQIKISEKKISVEEEKQESLPYKCESPVLYDIKYFDKNKYEIENVYNSEEELKERKKIYENILIKLKGMKEEEEEEVDLSILSFIKGDNNNNKEMEQYNKVDIINDNDRYSHFKSVTEDFKNKDNLNNLFKEDKKIFDNFVQREKKKGIKDEIIMKDIPHHIIKTATLLKDSLFVARKPLYFNRIKTSFDWNKYNKTHYDYENTPPKYICGYKFNIFYTNLINKNHKPTWKLYPSNDGDDTKVIIIFHGGIPYLDIAFKIINAEWSLDKNKGFRNIFDRGILQLYFNFKKKRYRR, from the exons atgacaAGCGACGAATGGTCAGGTGATCATTTCTCATCTGGCGACGCTTTAAGCCACACCagtgaaaaaaataaaagtaaaaataaaaataaaaataaaaataaaaaatatgataagtATAAGAGGGACACCTCTTCTTTGTCTTCTTCACATTCTTCTTATATATCTAATGTCTCAAGGGTTAGAGATgaaagaaggaaaaaaaaaaaatacaaagaaCAGAAAAGATCATATCATAATAGAAATAgggatgataattatattcatagtgataatgattattatgatgatgataaccattatgtaaaaaaaaagaaacataaaaaagataaatataagagTCCTAGTTGTTCATATAGTAGTGATAATTCCAGTGAAgggaaggaaaaaaaaaggaaacataaaaaagaaaagaaaagaaaagaaaaagataataaaagaGATACTAAAATGTTTGatgatgaaattaaaaataataaagaaaataatttgaccgtgaaagaattaaaaaaagaaagagaaaatttaatgaaacaacattttaattatacTGATGAATGTAACCCATTTGGAGATAATACTTTATCAACTCCATTTGTTtggaaattaaaaaataaatatgaaaaaataaagaaccaaaaaaaaataaaattaacaaCTAATAGCCTACTTGAAAATTGTGTATCTAAAATTAATGAAATCGAGCAAGTTAAGAAAAGAAGAGAAGATAGAGAAAAAGAAAGACAGATGATAGAAGATCATCGTTTGCAATTAGAGAAGCAAAAAAATCAAatcaatataaaagaatatatggaaaaagaacatctctttttttttaatcaagAAATACATTTCTCAAATAATAGAATTAAACATAAAGATATACAACCAATAGATATTTTTAGGACGTCCGTACAAATATTGAAAGGAGAAGAGCATATACAAAAAAGTGTAGGTATTAATAATTACACTATGCCCTTTAACAAGATATTAGAAg ggCTGagagaaaaagaattaataaacTGCGAACgacaaataaaattatttcaaATGCATGATAAAATGTTTGACGAAGAAAAGTACCAAAATTTTTGGAATGcactattatttttttgtaaatattatttagatAAGATCCAgttaaaagaagaagaaaacaataatataGATGACAATACTGACAATAAAATCGAAtccttttttcttaataaaacatataatgaattaataacatatgaagataaaataaaaaaaaaaattcttatgGAAGAATCAACAGATAAAGATATGAATTATTGGAATAGGATATTGTTTAAAATACCATATTATaaatctaaatatatattgaaatgttttcaagaaaaattaaaaaaaaaattgaataaaATTGATAACACTAATGAACACCATGACAG gGGACAAATAAAAATCTCAGAGAAAAAGATTAGTGTGGAAGAAGAGAAACAAGAAAGCTTACCCTACAAATGCGAGAGTCCagttttatatgatataaaatattttgataaaaataaatatgagatagaaaatgtatataattcagaagaagaattaaaagaaaggaaaaaaatatatgagaaCATTTTGATAAAATTGAAAGGAatgaaagaagaagaagaagaagaagtgGATTTATCTATTCTTAGTTTTATAAAGggagataataataataataaggagatggaacaatataataaagttgatattataaatgataatgatagaTATTCTCATTTCAAATCTGTTACAGaagattttaaaaataaagataatttaaataatttgtttaaggaagataaaaaaatatttgataattttgttcaaagagaaaaaaagaaaggaataaaagatgaaataattatgaaagaTATACCTCATCATATTATAAAGACAGCAACATTATTAAAGGATTCTTTATTTGTAGCAAGAAAaccattatattttaatagaaTAAAAACAAGTTTTGAttggaataaatataataaaacacattatgattatgaaaatacacctccaaaatatatttgtggttataaatttaatattttctatacaaatcttataaataaaaatcataaaCCAACATGGAAATTGTATCCATCAAATGATGGTGATGACACAaaagttattattatatttcatggGGGTATACCTTATTTAGATATAGCTTTTAAAATCATAAATGCAGAATGGTCtctagataaaaataaaggattcagaaatatatttgatcGTGGAATCttacaattatattttaattttaagaaaaaaagatacaggagataa